From the genome of Sulfurovum sp. NBC37-1, one region includes:
- the trxC gene encoding thioredoxin TrxC, whose protein sequence is MNINVVCPHCLKVNRIPKKDHYTKANCGSCKKSLLDSKPVPVDANKLGIFLANSDIPVVVDFWAPWCGPCRQMAPAFEEAALAMPLQAQFLKVNTEEQQALGAQYGIRSIPTLIVFKNGTQVDQVSGALSAGRLQSWVKQFV, encoded by the coding sequence ATGAATATAAATGTAGTATGTCCACATTGTCTCAAAGTAAACAGAATACCCAAGAAAGATCACTATACCAAAGCTAACTGCGGATCGTGTAAAAAATCGCTGCTGGACAGCAAGCCGGTTCCGGTCGATGCAAACAAACTGGGGATCTTCCTTGCCAATTCCGATATTCCTGTAGTAGTTGATTTCTGGGCACCGTGGTGTGGACCCTGTAGGCAGATGGCTCCGGCGTTTGAAGAAGCTGCACTGGCTATGCCGCTGCAGGCGCAGTTCCTGAAAGTCAACACAGAAGAGCAGCAGGCTCTGGGTGCACAGTACGGTATACGAAGCATTCCGACGCTGATCGTATTTAAGAATGGTACACAGGTTGATCAGGTCAGCGGTGCACTGAGTGCGGGAAGACTGCAAAGCTGGGTGAAACAGTTTGTCTAA
- a CDS encoding c-type cytochrome, whose translation MKKIVIATLFAGSTLLMADGAALFAKCAGCHGQNGEKAALGKSAIIKGQDAAKTVEQLKGYKAGTLNQHGMGALMKGQVGSMSDADIQAVADHIAGLK comes from the coding sequence ATGAAAAAAATCGTAATTGCAACATTATTTGCTGGATCAACTCTACTTATGGCAGACGGTGCCGCACTTTTTGCTAAATGTGCAGGGTGTCACGGACAAAACGGTGAAAAAGCTGCTCTTGGTAAATCAGCAATCATCAAAGGTCAAGATGCTGCTAAAACAGTAGAGCAACTTAAAGGTTACAAAGCAGGTACACTTAACCAACACGGTATGGGTGCACTTATGAAAGGTCAGGTTGGTTCTATGAGCGACGCTGATATTCAAGCTGTAGCTGATCATATTGCAGGTCTTAAGTAA
- a CDS encoding response regulator transcription factor, giving the protein MSKILLLEDDANLNETVTEFLEEEGHEVVSVYDGYEAQEKLYESKYDLLLFDINVPGIDGLELLKESRKEGVVAPAIFITSMDSVDDLERGFKSGCDDYIRKPFALKELKIRVETLLKRSFFHESKELIAIDENISYDSKNGELIIDGESVSLGNKESRLLKLFVKKEGEVLAHERIYEHLWDYDEEPSDTALRTYIKNLRKIIGKDRIVSIKKQGYKFTAKK; this is encoded by the coding sequence TTGTCTAAGATCCTGCTCCTTGAAGATGACGCGAATCTCAACGAGACTGTCACTGAGTTCCTGGAAGAGGAGGGGCATGAAGTCGTCTCTGTCTATGACGGATATGAAGCACAGGAAAAGCTCTATGAGAGCAAGTACGATCTTCTGCTTTTTGATATCAATGTTCCGGGTATCGATGGCCTGGAACTGCTCAAAGAGAGCAGGAAAGAGGGAGTGGTAGCACCGGCTATTTTTATCACTTCCATGGATTCGGTTGATGATCTGGAAAGAGGGTTTAAAAGCGGGTGTGATGACTACATCCGTAAACCCTTTGCACTCAAGGAATTGAAGATCCGTGTCGAGACCCTGCTCAAACGCAGCTTCTTCCATGAATCCAAAGAGCTGATAGCCATCGATGAGAATATCTCATACGACAGTAAGAATGGAGAGCTGATCATCGACGGGGAGAGTGTCTCTTTGGGTAACAAGGAGTCCCGTCTTCTCAAGCTCTTTGTCAAAAAAGAGGGAGAAGTCCTGGCGCATGAACGTATTTATGAACATCTCTGGGATTATGATGAAGAGCCAAGCGATACGGCACTTCGTACCTATATAAAGAATCTTCGCAAGATCATCGGCAAGGACAGAATTGTTAGTATCAAGAAACAGGGATACAAATTCACTGCTAAAAAGTGA
- the msrA gene encoding peptide-methionine (S)-S-oxide reductase MsrA: MAQKELIVGGGCFWCTEAVFELLRGVSDVESGYANGDVPNPDYRMICGGDTGYAEVIRITYDDEIIDLDTLFDVFFATHNPTTLNRQGADEGTQYRSCICYEDEGTLKAAKRAIERAQADYNDPIVTTLEPLRNYYPAEDYHQDYYRQNPMQGYCNAVIPPKIVKLIEKFSDKVT; this comes from the coding sequence ATGGCACAAAAAGAACTCATAGTAGGCGGCGGATGTTTCTGGTGTACCGAAGCGGTATTTGAACTGCTCAGAGGGGTCAGTGATGTGGAGAGCGGCTATGCCAACGGTGACGTGCCCAATCCGGACTACCGCATGATATGCGGAGGCGACACAGGCTATGCGGAAGTCATCAGGATCACCTACGATGATGAGATCATCGACCTCGACACCCTCTTCGATGTCTTCTTTGCAACACACAACCCGACCACACTCAACCGTCAGGGTGCCGATGAGGGAACCCAGTACCGTTCCTGCATTTGTTATGAAGATGAGGGAACGCTCAAAGCGGCAAAACGTGCGATAGAACGTGCCCAGGCTGATTACAACGACCCCATCGTCACCACCCTTGAACCATTAAGGAACTATTACCCCGCAGAAGACTACCACCAGGACTACTATAGACAGAACCCCATGCAGGGTTACTGCAATGCGGTCATCCCGCCGAAGATCGTAAAACTGATAGAGAAATTCAGCGATAAGGTAACATAA
- a CDS encoding sensor histidine kinase: protein MLVSRNRDTNSLLKSEKKSLLRFLALYTALVILLITLLSIFYYQSQEKLMFSNQRAELSKYAYIQTRRLKVLHYFFPERTTYPRDPRFKSAIYDIEYKKIFSLLEDENIHFDEEIYVTNKYIHFVKLLDIYYLGTKYLIIEVPEDTLWKHEAWKQIAMGGVLAFILFMIFGLILARLFLKPMRDSIMLLDRFIKDTTHELNTPLSTILTNVEMMDTDVMVEKNKKKLNRINIAAKTVSQLYKDLTYLTLKQEQKDHREEIELQGLIHDRIEYFTALANTKQLHFELDMENVIIHADKQKITRVIDNLLSNAIKYNKRGGSIGIKLRIGMIEISDTGVGIDEEKIPFIFDRYMRFNQSEGGFGVGLSIVKKILDEYNIKIEVYSKLNKGTRMVLKW from the coding sequence TTGTTAGTATCAAGAAACAGGGATACAAATTCACTGCTAAAAAGTGAGAAGAAATCCCTTTTAAGATTTTTGGCGCTCTATACGGCCCTGGTGATCCTGCTGATCACTCTGCTGTCTATCTTTTATTACCAAAGCCAGGAGAAGCTGATGTTCTCCAATCAAAGGGCTGAACTTTCGAAGTATGCCTACATACAAACCAGACGTCTCAAAGTCCTGCACTACTTTTTCCCTGAACGTACCACATACCCCAGAGACCCTCGCTTCAAATCGGCCATCTATGACATCGAATATAAAAAGATATTTTCCCTGCTTGAGGATGAAAATATCCATTTTGATGAAGAGATTTATGTCACTAACAAATATATCCATTTTGTCAAACTTCTCGATATCTATTATCTTGGGACCAAATACCTTATCATCGAAGTACCTGAAGATACACTATGGAAACATGAGGCTTGGAAACAGATCGCCATGGGCGGGGTATTGGCCTTCATACTTTTTATGATCTTCGGGCTTATTTTGGCAAGACTCTTTTTGAAACCGATGCGTGATTCTATCATGCTTCTGGATCGTTTCATCAAAGATACAACCCATGAACTCAATACACCGCTCTCGACCATTCTGACCAATGTAGAAATGATGGATACTGATGTGATGGTGGAGAAGAACAAAAAAAAGCTTAACCGTATCAATATTGCAGCCAAGACCGTTTCACAACTCTATAAAGACCTGACCTACCTGACTCTTAAACAGGAACAGAAGGATCATAGAGAAGAGATAGAACTTCAGGGGCTGATACATGACCGGATAGAATATTTTACGGCATTGGCGAACACCAAGCAGTTGCATTTTGAACTCGATATGGAAAATGTGATCATTCATGCTGACAAACAGAAGATCACCCGTGTGATCGACAACCTCTTATCCAATGCGATCAAATACAATAAAAGAGGTGGCAGCATCGGTATTAAACTGCGTATAGGCATGATAGAGATCAGTGATACCGGAGTCGGTATAGATGAAGAGAAAATCCCCTTCATCTTCGACCGCTATATGCGTTTTAACCAGAGTGAAGGTGGATTTGGTGTCGGGTTGAGTATTGTCAAAAAGATATTGGATGAGTATAATATAAAAATAGAGGTCTATTCCAAACTGAACAAAGGAACAAGAATGGTATTAAAGTGGTGA